A genomic segment from Eulemur rufifrons isolate Redbay chromosome 19, OSU_ERuf_1, whole genome shotgun sequence encodes:
- the POMC gene encoding pro-opiomelanocortin — protein sequence MPRSCYSRSGALLMALLLQVSMEVRGWCLESSQCQDLTTESNLLECIQACKPDLSAETPVFPGNGDEQPLTENPRKYVMGHFRWDRFGRRNSSSGGGGAGQKREEEVAAGEGRALVPAGGPSARGDGAEPGPREGKRSYSMEHFRWGKPVGKKRRPVKVYPNGAEDESAEAFPLEFRRELAGQGHEVALGPDGTAEGEAALADLEHGLLMAGEKKDDGPYRMEHFRWGSPPKDKRYGGFMTSEKTQTPLVTLFKNAIVKNAHKKGQ from the exons ATGCCGAGATCGTGCTACAGCCGGTCGGGGGCCCTGCTGATGGCCTTGCTGCTTCAGGTCTCCATGGAAGTACGTGGCTGGTGCCTGGAGAGTAGCCAGTGTCAGGACCTCACCACGGAAAGCAACCTGCTG GAGTGCATCCAGGCCTGCAAGCCCGATCTCTCGGCAGAGACGCCCGTGTTCCCAGGCAACGGCGACGAGCAGCCGCTGACCGAGAACCCCCGGAAGTACGTCATGGGCCACTTCCGCTGGGACCGCTTCGGCCGCCGCaacagcagcagcggcggcggcggcgcggggcaGAAGCGCGAGGAGGAGGTCGCGGCGGGCGAAGGCCGCGCCCTGGTGCCCGCCGGCGGCCCCAGTGCCCGCGGGGATGGCGCCGAGCCGGGCCCGCGCGAGGGCAAGCGCTCCTACTCCATGGAGCACTTCCGCTGGGGCAAGCCGGTGGGCAAGAAGCGGCGCCCGGTGAAGGTGTACCCCAACGGCGCCGAGGACGAGTCGGCCGAGGCCTTCCCCCTCGAGTTCAGGAGGGAGCTGGCCGGCCAGGGGCACGAGGTGGCGCTTGGCCCCGACGGCACTGCCGAGGGCGAGGCCGCGCTGGCCGACCTGGAGCACGGCCTGCTGATGGCGGGCGAGAAGAAGGATGACGGGCCCTACAGGATGGAGCACTTCCGCTGGGGCAGCCCGCCCAAGGACAAGCGCTACGGCGGCTTCATGACCTCCGAGAAGACGCAGACGCCCCTGGTGACGCTGTTCAAAAACGCCATCGTCAAGAACGCCCATAAGAAGGGCCAGTGA